A genomic region of Anopheles coustani chromosome 3, idAnoCousDA_361_x.2, whole genome shotgun sequence contains the following coding sequences:
- the LOC131267228 gene encoding uncharacterized protein LOC131267228, with amino-acid sequence MSKSKLAFVALVVLVGAVFAEVEETPFRRPPGGGGGGGGGGSGGGGGGSGGVRPPVGGTPEPASLESVESKEDNEDAVKNPCDGLLIGILEHPTSCYKWISCYKEVATEETCPPDSIFDLDEITCVPGSQRTCRKEGDPYPLPGDMCRGIILGSMLHPEDCTKYVSCLLGRARERSCRRGFVFSERLFMCLPGDANSCTVTLLPTTSTIAPEDVQPVPSDICRRNNVSFGVLPHPQFCTRYISCTLWIPIERECGRFQVFSERFSLCLPGNVNSCRPILGRELQ; translated from the coding sequence ATGTCAAAGTCAAAGCTAGCGTTTGTGGCACTGGTTGTGCTGGTTGGAGCCGTCTTTGCTGAAGTCGAAGAAACACCGTTCAGGCGGCcacctggtggtggtggtggtggaggaggtggtggaagtggtggaggtggtggaggatCAGGTGGAGTCAGACCACCCGTTGGTGGCACACCGGAACCTGCCTCGCTGGAGAGCGTCGAAAGCAAAGAGGACAACGAAGATGCGGTGAAAAATCCCTGTGACGGTCTGCTGATTGGTATCCTGGAGCACCCGACCAGTTGCTACAAGTGGATCTCCTGCTACAAGGAGGTGGCCACCGAGGAGACCTGCCCACCGGATTCGATCTTCGATCTGGACGAAATCACCTGCGTGCCCGGCAGCCAGCGCACGTGCCGCAAGGAGGGCGATCCCTATCCGCTTCCCGGCGACATGTGCCGCGGCATCATCCTCGgttccatgctgcatcccgaGGACTGCACCAAGTACGTGAGCTGCCTGCTGGGACGTGCCCGGGAGCGCTCCTGTCGCCGTGGTTTTGTGTTCTCCGAGCGACTGTTCATGTGCCTGCCGGGTGATGCGAACTCCTGCACGGTCACGCTGCTTCCGACCACGAGCACCATCGCGCCGGAGGACGTCCAGCCCGTCCCAAGCGATATCTGCCGCCGGAACAATGTTTCGTTCGGTGTGCTGCCCCATCCGCAGTTCTGCACGCGCTACATCTCCTGCACGCTCTGGATTCCGATCGAACGCGAGTGCGGCCGATTCCAGGTGTTCAGCGAACGGTTTTCCCTCTGCCTGCCGGGAAATGTGAACTCCTGTCGGCCAATTCTCGGAAGGGAGCTCCAGTGA
- the LOC131267236 gene encoding uncharacterized protein LOC131267236 codes for MILKTVFVSLLSFVSLYQSVTASLETVCDGIRFATLPHPDDCRKYVVCSLGKPSVQECPNGSVFNPTVLFCVLESQFPCNEGTTSGLPETSPTEPPSPPTEPSTVEPGCSELPSWEAYFCRDVRRTLVANPMNCTQYINCRSDPPRNYHCPPNTVYSGLYQDCLPGNERSCTIDSVPEDFCEGRADGSFAHPFQCNRFLSCVRQQLRHEACPPFFVFDPRVSHCVVGNAIACSSLLKTTTVSESDSTWLPENSTETSTESLSLNCSGISRGIVMHPSECNKFVFCHQNHAFDVECPQGEIFSWKTLSCGADYICSEYFEGHGSKYSLESEACKRQTQTYAEHPYEFAQYVDCATLTTRSCPSNRIFRWKYQRCLPGSQATNQLQSVSANCGFWGKMSFRLFLFGISLAVLGQTLARTVSWWETEIPWTTRTWPETTTTPTAAWPSTKEPTTEEPTTVSSTTVRPESTTAPWIYMTTFHPTSLCIDGRNGIVMHPSECDRIVLCKRGMGTEYVCPYDQIFSWETLSCGTENRCSEYFEGHGNNFSLESEACFRQTQTYAEHPYEFKQYVDCANQTIRSCPSDHIFRWDYQRCLPGSQTTNQLQPVSAECGFWGKKAHPYLCEQYFQCQGWVPSLTSCPHGSIFHAPSNGCRSGNFQTCQYAY; via the exons ATGATTCTGAAGACAGTGTTCGTGAGCTTGCTTAGTTTTGTGAGTTTGTATCAGTCGGTCACTGCCTCACTGGAGACCGTCTGTGATGGTATTCGGTTTGCGACCCTTCCCCATCCGGATGATTGCCGAAAGTACGTGGTGTGCTCGCTGGGAAAACCAAGCGTCCAGGAGTGTCCAAATGGGTCCGTCTTCAACCCCACGGTACTATTTTGCGTGCTAGAATCGCAGTTTCCATGCAACGAGGGAACAACATCCGGCCTGCCAGAGACTTCACCGACTGAACCACCGTCTCCACCGACTGAGCCGAGCACCGTAGAGCCGGGATGTTCTGAACTACCGTCGTGGGAGGCATACTTCTGTCGGGACGTGCGCCGAACACTCGTCGCCAATCCGATGAACTGCACCCAGTACATCAACTGTCGATCGGATCCGCCACGAAACTATCATTGCCCACCGAACACTGTCTACAGCGGACTCTACCAAGACTGCCTACCTGGAAACGAACGATCCTGCACGATAGACTCCGTTCCCGAGGATTTCTGTGAGGGACGGGCTGACGGAAGCTTTGCACATCCCTTCCAGTGCAACCGCTTTCTGAGTTGCGTCCGACAGCAGCTCCGCCACGAGGCCTGTCCCCCGTTTTTTGTGTTCGACCCACGGGTGTCACACTGTGTAGTGGGCAATGCGATCGCCTGTTCAAGCCTCTTGA AGACGACAACAGTATCGGAGTCGGATTCAACCTGGTTACCCGAAAATTCTACGGAAACAAGCACTGAGTCGTTGTCATTAAACTGCAGCGGCATAAGCCGTGGGATCGTGATGCATCCGTCGGAGTGTAATAAGTTCGTTTTCTGCCACCAGAATCACGCTTTCGATGTGGAATGTCCGCAAGGTGAGATTTTCTCGTGGAAAACGCTCTCCTGTGGCGCCGACTACATATGCTCCGAGTATTTCGAGGGACACGGAAGCAAATACTCGCTGGAGTCGGAGGCTTGCAAGCGACAAACGCAAACCTACGCCGAGCATCCGTACGAGTTTGCACAGTACGTGGATTGCGCGACTCTAACAACGCGGAGCTGCCCCAGCAATCGGATTTTCCGCTGGAAATATCAACGGTGCCTGCCGGGCTCGCAAGCTACTAACCAACTGCAATCGGTGTCGGCTAATTGTGGTTTCTGGG GCAAGATGtcttttcgattgtttttgtttggtatctcattggccgTTTTGGGTCAAACGTTGGCCAGAACGGTGAGTTGGTGGGAAACAGAAATTCCTTGGACAACAAGAACGTGGccggaaacaacaacaacgccgACTGCAGCATGGCCGAGTACCAAAGAGCCGACTACAGAAGAGCCGACAACAGTAAGCTCGACAACAGTAAGGCCAGAAAGTACTACAGCACCATGGATTTATATGACCACTTTCCATCCGACATCGCTTTGCATCGACGGAAGGAATGGTATCGTAATGCATCCGTCAGAATGCGATAGGATCGTTTTGTGCAAAAGGGGTATGGGAACGGAGTATGTGTGTCCGTATGATCAGATTTTCTCGTGGGAGACGCTTTCCTGTGGCACCGAAAATAGATGTTCCGAGTATTTCGAAGGACATGGAAACAACTTTTCGCTGGAATCGGAGGCTTGCTTCCGACAAACACAAACCTACGCCGAGCATCCGTACGAGTTTAAACAGTACGTGGATTGCGCGAATCAAACAATCCGGAGCTGCCCCAGCGATCACATCTTCCGCTGGGATTATCAACGATGCCTTCCGGGCTCGCAGACTACAAACCAACTGCAGCCGGTATCGGCCGAATGTGGATTCTGGGGTAAAAAGGCGCATCCTTACTTGTGCGAGCAGTACTTCCAGTGTCAGGGCTGGGTCCCCTCACTGACATCGTGCCCACATGGATCGATTTTCCATGCACCATCGAACGGTTGCCGTAGCGGTAACTTCCAGACGTGCCAGTATGCGTATTAG
- the LOC131267246 gene encoding uncharacterized protein LOC131267246, whose product MKPTPSWWSFTVVVLLCCLLATVTSGESYLKRWDTARVPFGGIRALLGLPARHISEEETRVNDSSTSSPVRSTDAPDEPAADNDELDTAMTNAPYLTLALKVLLMAILCYTL is encoded by the exons ATGAAACCAACACCCTCGTGGTGGTCTTTCACGGTTGTCGTACTCCTCTGCTGTCTGTTGGCCACCGTTACCAGTGGTGAAAGCTACCTCAAGCGCTGGGACACGGCGAGGGTTCCCTTTGGGGGAATTCGCGCACTCTTGGGACTCCCAGCACGTCACATttcagaagaagaaacaag GGTGAATGATTCGTCAACATCTAGTCCCGTCCGGTCAACCGACGCGCCAGACGAACCTGCAGCTGACAACGACGAGTTGGACACTGCTATGACGAACGCTCCCTATTTGACACTGGCATTGAAGGTGCTGCTGATGGCGATACTTTGCTACACTCTGTGA
- the LOC131267254 gene encoding multiple epidermal growth factor-like domains protein 6, which translates to MTSPCAGNGSVSNGTPTKSSTSEMILKLPLALAGALVTLLAVLPVSSELIQFPTADNDPVVESVCVGVNAGIFPHPDPTLCHVYISCTFERPIVYQCAAGLVFDSDTLLCVPGDREQCTDRSEPDWNAVCSSVSYAFYPDPNECWKFVFCTLGQPNRYTCPDGEIWSQKDGSCRLGDRDTCEVLDVGNLCVGRPDGAIAHPTDCRQYLECSAGQTAVRECTRGLIFDSSVGRCVVGNTDTCTPTVEVCRGVANDLRPHPNECHLFVFCSLGEASVLVCPPGEIFRPDIRFCVPGNRETCQFSPVETACVGRPPGFVPHPDSCELYLSCANGAATVMSCPAGTIFNPQTGTCAAGDAETCLVTEGLCDLQPDDTILEHPHRCELFIICRGGNAFVNPCPPGEVLRVDAQFCVPGDPQTCERFPLETMCTGRPGGLLLPHPTDCGQFVACVDGQTVSNSCPAGNIFNAPSQSCIPGNAQTCIPLTGVCANVPDGTVLEHPDRCDFFIWCTDGRPTVNQCPLGEILRPEIQFCVPGNAATCEFEPVESMCSNRPDSISFPHPEDCTLLVRCEQGTSIVDRCPPGSIFHAPSRVCVPGNVDTCERFVGLCIGQPDGPIEHPNVCSSFILCQAGVEFFVQCPPGNIFIPGEGQCVAGNTQTCAPSAGICFGQPDGAILEHPNECDVYIICMANTAVALPCPPGEILNANAEFCAPGDRDTCQFHPVETMCRGMSDGSIYPHPSDCALFVQCNGEVATVSSCPIGQILHAPSSTCRPGNTATCQFLDGVCQNRPDEWVIEHPNLCGHFIWCQDGGVQVLPCPDREILRPDAQFCVPGDVNTCSFDPIENMCTGRADGVIYPHPTDCTASVQCWGGEPVVEICRPGTIFLIQTRGCVPGNPNTCELLDTVCMGRPDGVLPHPGGCELFLLCTSGITSALRCPEGEILHPEFLICATGNAEDCSLAPITTEPPIISVCEGRPDGNYTHPLLCYLFIRCTAGETDILSCPPNHIFVGAIRDCAPGNQETCIPS; encoded by the coding sequence ATGACCAGCCCGTGCGCCGGGAACGGTTCAGTGAGTAACGGAACGCCTACGAAGAGTTCCACCAGTGAGATGATATTGAAATTACCCTTGGCCCTAGCAGGAGCCCTCGTGACCCTGCTAGCGGTTCTGCCGGTGTCGAGTGAGCTGATCCAGTTCCCCACGGCCGACAACGATCCCGTCGTCGAGTCGGTTTGTGTCGGTGTGAACGCTGGTATTTTCCCGCATCCCGATCCGACCCTGTGCCACGTGTACATCTCGTGCACCTTCGAGCGACCGATCGTGTACCAGTGTGCGGCGGGTCTAGTGTTCGATTCCGACACGCTGTTGTGCGTTCCAGGTGACCGAGAGCAGTGCACGGATCGATCCGAGCCGGACTGGAACGCGGTCTGCTCGAGTGTGTCGTACGCCTTCTATCCGGACCCGAACGAGTGCTGGAAGTTTGTGTTCTGCACGCTCGGTCAGCCCAATCGGTACACCTGCCCGGATGGGGAGATCTGGTCGCAGAAGGATGGTTCGTGTCGGCTGGGAGATCGGGATACCTGCGAAGTGCTGGACGTCGGCAATCTGTGTGTAGGAAGACCCGATGGAGCTATTGCCCATCCGACTGACTGTCGGCAGTATCTGGAGTGCAGCGCGGGGCAGACCGCGGTGAGAGAGTGTACGCGTGGTCTTATCTTCGATTCGAGCGTAGGCAGGTGTGTGGTGGGCAACACGGACACTTGCACCCCAACGGTGGAGGTCTGCCGTGGCGTAGCGAACGATCTTCGACCACATCCCAACGAGTGTCACCTGTTCGTCTTCTGCTCGCTCGGTGAAGCGTCCGTCCTCGTGTGTCCTCCGGGTGAGATCTTCCGACCGGACATACGCTTCTGTGTGCCAGGCAATCGGGAGACGTGCCAGTTCAGCCCGGTGGAGACGGCTTGCGTTGGACGCCCTCCAGGGTTCGTGCCGCATCCGGACTCCTGCGAGCTCTACCTATCTTGCGCCAACGGTGCGGCAACCGTGATGAGCTGCCCGGCTGGAACCATCTTCAACCCACAAACGGGAACTTGTGCCGCTGGTGACGCTGAAACGTGTCTCGTTACGGAGGGACTCTGTGATTTGCAACCAGATGACACCATTTTGGAGCATCCACATCGCTGTGAGTTGTTCATCATTTGTCGAGGAGGCAACGCGTTCGTAAACCCCTGCCCACCTGGTGAAGTCCTGCGTGTCGACGCTCAGTTCTGCGTTCCGGGAGATCCGCAAACATGCGAGCGATTCCCGCTGGAAACAATGTGCACGGGTCGCCCTGGGGGGCTTTTGCTTCCACATCCAACCGATTGCGGTCAGTTTGTTGCATGCGTCGATGGGCAAACCGTGTCGAACTCCTGCCCAGCCGGGAACATCTTCAACGCACCGAGTCAGTCCTGCATTCCGGGTAACGCGCAGACGTGCATTCCGCTGACGGGCGTTTGCGCCAACGTTCCCGATGGTACGGTGCTGGAGCATCCCGATCGTTGTGACTTTTTCATCTGGTGTACTGACGGAAGACCAACCGTAAACCAATGTCCGCTCGGTGAGATCCTGCGCCCTGAGATACAATTCTGCGTTCCTGGCAATGCGGCTACCTGCGAGTTCGAACCGGTGGAGAGTATGTGCTCCAATCGACCGGACTCCATTTCGTTCCCACATCCGGAAGACTGTACGCTGCTTGTGCGCTGCGAGCAAGGAACGTCGATCGTCGATCGCTGTCCACCGGGCAGCATCTTTCATGCTCCCTCGAGGGTCTGTGTTCCTGGGAATGTGGACACCTGCGAGCGCTTCGTAGGTTTATGCATCGGCCAGCCAGATGGACCGATCGAACATCCCAACGTGTGTTCCAGCTTCATCTTATGCCAGGCCGGAGTGGAGTTCTTCGTTCAATGTCCTCcaggaaacattttcataccaGGTGAGGGACAGTGCGTTGCGGGAAATACGCAAACCTGTGCCCCATCTGCAGGTATCTGCTTTGGCCAGCCAGATGGTGCTATACTGGAACATCCAAACGAGTGCGATGTGTACATCATCTGCATGGCCAACACGGCCGTAGCACTTCCATGTCCCCCCGGGGAGATTCTTAATGCCAACGCGGAGTTCTGTGCCCCTGGAGACCGTGATACCTGTCAGTTCCACCCGGTGGAAACGATGTGCCGAGGTATGTCGGACGGTTCGATCTATCCTCATCCGAGCGATTGTGCATTGTTCGTGCAATGCAATGGAGAGGTTGCAACGGTTTCATCTTGTCCGATCGGGCAAATTCTACACGCACCGAGTTCAACGTGCCGTCCGGGTAACACCGCAACCTGCCAGTTCCTCGATGGGGTGTGCCAAAACCGTCCGGATGAGTGGGTTATCGAGCATCCGAACCTCTGTGGACACTTCATTTGGTGTCAGGACGGAGGCGTTCAGGTCTTACCCTGTCCGGATAGGGAAATCCTACGGCCAGACGCTCAATTCTGCGTTCCCGGAGATGTCAATACTTGTAGCTTTGATCCGATTGAAAACATGTGCACTGGCCGTGCGGACGGAGTCATCTACCCGCACCCAACCGATTGCACGGCTTCGGTGCAGTGTTGGGGTGGCGAACCAGTGGTTGAGATCTGCCGACCGGGAACTATTTTCCTTATCCAGACGCGAGGCTGTGTCCCTGGAAACCCCAACACCTGTGAACTACTGGATACGGTTTGTATGGGCCGTCCCGATGGCGTCCTCCCACATCCTGGTGGCTGCGAGCTGTTCCTACTGTGTACCTCCGGTATCACATCCGCCCTGCGCTGCCCGGAAGGGGAAATCCTCCACCCAGAGTTCCTAATCTGCGCCACCGGAAACGCGGAAGACTGCAGTCTCGCGCCGATTACCACCGAACCGCCGATCATTTCCGTCTGCGAAGGTCGTCCCGATGGCAACTACACCCATCCGCTACTCTGCTACCTGTTTATCCGCTGCACGGCCGGCGAAACAGACATCCTCTCTTGCCCCCCGAATCATATCTTCGTTGGAGCAATTCGCGACTGCGCACCGGGCAATCAGGAAACCTGCATTCCCTCCTAG